A region of the Marinitoga hydrogenitolerans DSM 16785 genome:
TCCTGAATAACCTTTTTCTGTTAAAGAATCTCCAATAAATTCTATATCTTTTACATAGAATTTTAAAACTTTTTGATTGTTATAAAATGTTCTTTCTATTCGAAAATTTCCAACGAGATTGCATTTTAGATTACCATTCATACCATCCTTTTTATTAGATAATATACCATAACCTACAACTTCAAAGATCATACCTTTTTCAGTTTTAGCAATTGCTGCTAAATTTTCTTCTTCAGCACCAAATATTTTTATTCTTTCTAAGGAAACATTTTTTATTAAAAAAGTAGGTTCTGGATTTTGATAGCCATATGGTTCTAATAAAGTTATATCATCAAAAAATGAGTTCCATAGATTTTCAATTTCCATATCAATTTCAATTTCTGATTCTGGTTCTTTGTCACCATATAATTTTTTATACATTTTATTAATTTCATCTCTTAAATATTCAATATTTTCTGAATCGATAGTAAAACCAGCAGCAAGCTCATGACCGCCATATTCTTTAAAAAAGTTTTCATTTTTTTGAGATAGACTCTCCATTAGTTCTATTAGACTAATACCATGGGGACTTCTTGCAGAACCTTTACCAGTATTATCATTTGAAGTTGTAGAAACCAGTAAGACAGGTTTGTTGAATTTGTTAGAAAGCTTAGAAGCAACTATTCCCAAAACGCCAAGATGCCAATCTTTTCCGCTTAAAACTATTACCTTTTTATCATGATAATCTGGATTTATATCCATTAAACTTAAAGCAGATTTATATATTCTTCGTTCATGTTTTTGGCGTTCAGAATTTAAATCGAGTAATTGTTTTACTTTCTTTTCCAAGTGTTTATTCTCTTCAGTCATTAATAATTCAAAGGCTTTCATGGCATCAGCCATTCTACCAGCAGCATTAATTTTTGGAGCAATTTTGTAAGCAACAACATAAGATTTAACATCTTCGGGAACAATCCCTATTTCTTTCATTAAATATTTTAAAGCAGGATTAGGATTATTTCTTAATTTTTCTAATCCCTTTTTTACAAAAAATCTATTTTCTGATCGTAAAGGAACAATATCTGCAATTGTTCCTAAGGCAACAAGATCAATTAAAGAAAAGGGATTAAATGTTGTATTTTTTAGCGTTTTATGAACGGCAAGTAATACTTTAAACGCAACGCCTACTCCAGATAGTCCTTTGAAAGGATAATCGTCATCTTTTCTTTTTGGATTAACTATGGCATCAGCATTTGGTAAAATTTGTTGTGTTTCATGATGGTCTGTAATTATGATCTTCATATCTTTTTCTTTTGCGTGAGATATTTCATTTAATGAAGTTGTGCCACAATCTACAGTAATTATATTCATATAACCCTTTTCATATAACTCATCAATAGCTTCAACATTTAAGCTATAACCTTCATCTATTCTATTAGGTATATAAGCCTCAACATTCCAACCTAAAGCTTTGAACCCCTGGTATAAAACTGCTGCAGCTGTAACGCCGTCAGCATCATAGTCTCCGTATACTATCAATTTTTCTTTTTTCTTTTTTATGTCTATTAATAAATCAACAGTTTTATCCATATCCTTCAAAAGGAATGGATCAATTATACTGGATTCATCAGGATATAAAAATTCTTTAATCTCCTCTTTTGTTTTAATTCCTCTTACTATAAGAAGTTTTATTAAAAATTCGGATAAACCTGTTTCAGAAGATAATTTTCTTGCCAATTTTAAATTTTCTGAAAATAAAGGATTACCCGAGTCCCAAAAGACCCTCCAATTCTTTTTCAAAATATTCTCTCCTCTCTTATTTATTTTTTTTTTATTTTGTTATAATTATACAAAATTTTTGCTATAAATAATATTAGGGGGATATTCCATTAATTTTAAATTAACGTTAATTCATATTTTTTGTATGAATAGAAGATTGTAGAATGTAACAATATCAAAATTTATGTGATATAATTTATAATATAAAATTTGGGGGGTGAAAAAATGAGTATAAAAAAGTTATTTTTGATATTAATTCTATTTATTTCTGTATTGATATATGCAGAAGATAGTAGAAAAACGCTATTAATTTATTCAAAAGGGTATTCAACTCTTTCGGCAAAAGTAGAACATAAACTAAAAGAAAGATTATTAGAAATGGGTAAATATAGGTTAATTGAAAGAGATTTAAACGTTTTAAGAGAAGTTGAAAGAATATTAAGTGGAGTTACAAATAAAAATGATTTTAAGTTTAACCAATTAGCTGCAGATTATATTGTTTATGTTGAAGTAATAGATGCAAATTTAAGAAGGAAAGAAGATGATGAAGGAAATGTTTGGTATGAATATGAAATTGAAGGTGCATATAGATTAATAGATGTTGAAACCAGCCAAATATTAGAGATTAGAAGTATTAATGCATTTGGTTCATATAACGTAACAAAGTTTGTCAGTGAATATGAGGCAAGAGAAAACGCAAAAGATCAGGCGATTGAATATTTAGTTAATTCTTTAGTCTATAGAATGAATAAATTGTTTTTGATTAGTGCAAATATTATAAATGTTGAGAATGATATGATTTTAATAGATGCAGGACGGAATGTGGGGATTTACAAAGGAATGATGTTTTCTTTTGCTAAAATATATAAAATAAAAGAGGATACATATAGGAAAATTGATGGAAAACTAATAGTTAGAGAAGTATCGGGAAATAGTGCAATATTAGAAATTTTAGTAAAACCTAAATTTGAGTTAAACCAAACTATTCAGGTGATAGAGAATCCAGACTTATCTCCAATAAGAGGACATTTAATGTTCTCTGGAGGATATATATTTAATGATAATTATTTGTTTAGATTGGAATTTTCGGGTGATAATTATAAAGGATTTGGGTTTGGAACGTATTTAGATTTTATATGGGGGTCAAAAAAATCTATATTCTCAACAGGATTTTCATTAAATTATGTAAAAGAAATAAATAGATTTATTCCACAGTTGGGAGTTGATTTGTATATGAGTTCTTCTTTTGAATATGATACAGAATATTCAACAAATGTAGCTCTTGGAATAAGTCCTAATATTGGATTGGAAATATTAATAACTGATAATTTTGGAATTACTTTAAATGGTGGATATAGATTTGAAAACGCTCTTGAAGGAGATTATGACCCGATAAATTCAGCATTTATTAGAGTTGGGATAGATATATTGTTTTGAATTAAGTTATTAAAATTAATAAAAAATAAAAAATGCTGCAAGAAATTGCAGCATTTTTTATCCCTTTAGTCCCGAACTTACTAAACTCTTTACGAATAAATTTTGGATAGCAAAGAATATTGTTAATGTTGGAACAAGGGCGATAATTGTACCAGCCATTATTACACCCCAATTATTTGCAGCATCAGAACTTATGAGCATTTTTATACCTATTTGAATAGTTTTCATTTTATCATCCATTGTAACTATTAAAGGCCATAAATAGAGATTCCAAGCATATACAAAGTTTATTAAAGCAGCTCCACCAAGCATAGATTTTGAAAGAGGTAAAAGTATTTTCCAGAAATATTGCATGGATGTTGCTCCGTCAATTTTAGCAGCATCACTTAATTCTTTTGGGATAGTTAAAAAATGTTGTCTCATCAAAAATGCATTTGTAGCACTTGCAGTAAATGGAATTATTAAAGCATAAAAAGTATTTATCCAATTAAATTCTTTCATGATTAAAAATAAGGGTAATATCATTACGGTTTCTGCCGGCAAAAATAATGTAATAAATAACAGTATAAATGATATATTTTTTCCTTTAAATTGGAAGTTTGCATAAGCATAGCCAGCCAATGTTCCTGTGATTAATTTACCAAAAGTAATAAAAAATGCGATTATAGTTGAGTTCAGAAGCATTCTTTTAAGGTCAACTAATCTCAATGCTTCGGCATAATTTTGCCAGTGAAATGTACTTGGTAATAATTTTGGCGGAAATGTATAAACTTCTGTATATGTCATAAAGCTCATACTAAACGCAAGTAATACTGGAGCCATAACAATTAAAGAGACAAATATAAGTGTAATTTCAGAAAGAATAAGATTTCTTTTTTTCTTTTTTGATATACTTGAAGCCATATTAAATTCACCTCACTGATAATGAACGGATTTTTCGACACCTTTGAAGTATATTACTGTTATAATACCCATAATTAAAAACATAATAACAGATTGTGCTGCTGCTGATCCGTTATTATTATATGAGAAAGCATCTAAATATAATTTATAAATTAATGTTGTAGTTGATCCAGACGGACCACCTTTTGTCATTAAATCTATAATACCAAATGATGTAAACATAGTAGTTGTAAAATTCATAATAAATAAATAAAATGTTATTGGCGACAGTAAAGGGAATTTGATTTTCCACATTCTTTGCCATAGATTAGCTCCATCAATCATTGAAGATTCTAATAATGAATCGGGAATTGATTGTAGTCCTGCTATATAAAATATCAGATCAAAAGGCAACATTTTCCATATTGTGGCTAACATAACAGCTATAAATGCATAAGGTGTTGTTGTAAGCCAATCAGTATCAATACCAAAAAGTAACATAAAAATATAATTTAAATATCCAACAGTTGGAGTTAGTAGAAAAGACCATAATATACCAGCTATTGCCGGAGAAACAGCGTATGGTGCAAATATAAATAACCTAAAAAAACGAGTTCCTGGAATGTTTTGAACTAATAATTGTGAAATTAAAAACGCAATAAACATTG
Encoded here:
- a CDS encoding carbohydrate ABC transporter permease, yielding MSWKSKITPYMLLIPTFLVIILFIYWPATYSFKLSFYQESFFGNKSIFVGFENYTLLFQDPSYYKALLTSFIYSFSSVFLTMFIAFLISQLLVQNIPGTRFFRLFIFAPYAVSPAIAGILWSFLLTPTVGYLNYIFMLLFGIDTDWLTTTPYAFIAVMLATIWKMLPFDLIFYIAGLQSIPDSLLESSMIDGANLWQRMWKIKFPLLSPITFYLFIMNFTTTMFTSFGIIDLMTKGGPSGSTTTLIYKLYLDAFSYNNNGSAAAQSVIMFLIMGIITVIYFKGVEKSVHYQ
- a CDS encoding carbohydrate ABC transporter permease, which translates into the protein MASSISKKKKRNLILSEITLIFVSLIVMAPVLLAFSMSFMTYTEVYTFPPKLLPSTFHWQNYAEALRLVDLKRMLLNSTIIAFFITFGKLITGTLAGYAYANFQFKGKNISFILLFITLFLPAETVMILPLFLIMKEFNWINTFYALIIPFTASATNAFLMRQHFLTIPKELSDAAKIDGATSMQYFWKILLPLSKSMLGGAALINFVYAWNLYLWPLIVTMDDKMKTIQIGIKMLISSDAANNWGVIMAGTIIALVPTLTIFFAIQNLFVKSLVSSGLKG
- the recJ gene encoding single-stranded-DNA-specific exonuclease RecJ codes for the protein MKKNWRVFWDSGNPLFSENLKLARKLSSETGLSEFLIKLLIVRGIKTKEEIKEFLYPDESSIIDPFLLKDMDKTVDLLIDIKKKKEKLIVYGDYDADGVTAAAVLYQGFKALGWNVEAYIPNRIDEGYSLNVEAIDELYEKGYMNIITVDCGTTSLNEISHAKEKDMKIIITDHHETQQILPNADAIVNPKRKDDDYPFKGLSGVGVAFKVLLAVHKTLKNTTFNPFSLIDLVALGTIADIVPLRSENRFFVKKGLEKLRNNPNPALKYLMKEIGIVPEDVKSYVVAYKIAPKINAAGRMADAMKAFELLMTEENKHLEKKVKQLLDLNSERQKHERRIYKSALSLMDINPDYHDKKVIVLSGKDWHLGVLGIVASKLSNKFNKPVLLVSTTSNDNTGKGSARSPHGISLIELMESLSQKNENFFKEYGGHELAAGFTIDSENIEYLRDEINKMYKKLYGDKEPESEIEIDMEIENLWNSFFDDITLLEPYGYQNPEPTFLIKNVSLERIKIFGAEEENLAAIAKTEKGMIFEVVGYGILSNKKDGMNGNLKCNLVGNFRIERTFYNNQKVLKFYVKDIEFIGDSLTEKGYSGNLLISLHAKDNVHHLTNYKYKILLGMIEENRNAIFAPLKIKNTLLIEKIKNTISKGENLIIIGASHLLLEYTYKIINQYISSENIYYNKKSKIENTILKNKKIILTTVPAYIQNIQRFNDFSKKLLIDEPIYSFSHPTIANIPEYIQLRKVIRSKNYKINLLGTFYDESIKEFLKLSGYRVANVNANVPPFEVVKEINSNKFKLIKDYLYNSKNLNIIVNDITPYVNLKSYISSTYEYSEDYILYYSHMHTFFEKINIRELNKKGPSRILISEFINDGLSLEQKDRNSIIMLYDVPKTRIELLDLVSSWPHNKKDNIVFVMAYNTDFSTKFMYEFSRKYPSPEMLKKVYEIIKENDNININIISEKYFNNDVELIKTIVNELINTGIVIDTSNGLKTMESFRLDLIHKNVKLKESILDKWILKNSIRFFSNFKSRSLISLLNNQIAEVK